The Hujiaoplasma nucleasis DNA window CCACACAAAAAATTTAAAATATATATGGTTATGTTAAATGAACAGTATGTCCATGATGGTTTGGTTTTTAATCATCGTCTTTATCACACATTTGATTTTTCTAACATTGAAGATTTAGACAATCGTATAGAGATTGCCTTGTTTAGAATGATTAATCATATTGAGTTAAATGACTTTACTCCATGTGAACTAGTTAGAAATGCTTGTATGAAGGGTAAAGATACAGAATGTAAGTTTGTTAATTTTTGTTATGGTCATTTACCTAAAAAGAATTCTATTTTAGATTACTTTGATGTAAATTTGGGCTTTAAGGAACCCTTAAAGCAAACCAAACTCCATCATGATACCTATGAGCTTATTAATAATGGTTATTTAAAAATGGAAGATATTCCTTTGGATTGGTTAAATAATAAAAATCGATTAATGCAACGGTATTGTTTGGATAATCAAGTCAATTATATAAATAAAGAAAAGATTTCTATAATGCTAGATGCCATCACTTATCCATTAACCTATTTAGATTTAAGTCTTATGCCAACAATTATTCCTAAGTTTAAAGGGGAAAGACCTTTTGAAGTTTTAGGATTTCAATATTCAATATATTATCAAAATAAGCAAAATGATAAATTGCAAATACACGATCATCACTTTATTAACTCTTTTAAAGAAACTCGTACTGATACTAGAACTGAATTTGCTCAAAGATTTGCCAATCACCTTTTGAAACACGATGGAACAATTTTGGTTTATAACAAAGCTAAATTAATGTCTGTTTTTGATAGTATTAAAATCGTTTTTCCTGAAGTAAAAAATGATTTTGACAAAATCCAAGAAAGACTCATGGATGTTTTAGACATATTAATGATTGATCCTAAATTTTTAAAAGAGTTTAATGACGAAAATTTAGACTTAAGCACTTTTAATTTTTATGATAATAACTTATCAGGTCTTTATTCAAGGAAGAACTTAGCTGAAGTTTTTGGTTTAGAAGCAATGAATTCATTGGATATTCATGATGACGAGACAGAATATAAGACCTTTAGATTATACAACGATTATCAAGATGAGACCAAGCAAAAGATGAAAAATGATATGATTGTATATAGTCAACATAAGGCTTATTTATTAACAAAAATCATAAGTGGTTTATATAGGATGATTTAATAGAATATTCTTGCATTTATTTGAAGACTATGTTATAATTCTTATCGCGCCTATATCTAGAAACTTGGAATCTCCAACTTTGTTTTTGGATTTAGGTAAGTTAAAATAAAAGGAGGAAATACAGATGGCTTTAAACAAAGAACAAATCAAAAAAATCGTGGATGAGTATCAAATTAAAGAAGGAGATACTGGTTCAGTTGAAGTACAAGTTGCTTTATTAACTGAAGAAATCAATATCTTAATCGAACATTTGAAATTTCACAAACACGATCATCATTCAAGAAGAGGTCTTTTAATGAAGGTTGGTAAACGTCGTAGTTTATTAAATTATTTAAAAGGTAAATCTCTTGATCGTTATGCTGATTTGATTAAAAGATTGAATTTAAGAAGATAGCATGAAAGCACCCAATCTATTGGGTGCTTATTGTTTATTATTCTGTTTTAAAAACGCTGAAATTATGGTATAATATACAAAATAAATGTATTTTATTGAAGTGAGGTAAATAAATTAATGAAAAAAGTATTTAAGAAAGATTTTTATGGAACTGAACTGGTTGTAGAAACTGGTAAGTTTGCTAAACAAGCTACTGGAGCTTGTATGGTTCGTTATGGTGATACTGCTGTATTATCTGCATCTGTCATCGGTAGAGAACCAAGTCGAATGGATTTTTTCCCATTGATGGTCATATATCAAGAAAAACTATATTCTGCAGGTAAAATCCCTGGAGGTTTTTTAAGAAGAGAGGGTCGACCAACAGAACATGAAACATTAATTTCACGTGCGATCGATAGACCTCTAAGACCTTTATTTAGTGAAGGTTTTAGATATGAAGTTCAAGTTATTAATACTGTTATGTCCGCTGATCCTAATAAGACACCTGAGATGACTGCTTTATTTGGTGCTTCTTTATCATTAAAACTTGGTGGTGTTCCTTTTGAAGGTCCAGTTGCTGGAGTTATGGTTGGATATAAGGATGGAGAATTTATTTTAAATCCGACACCTGAAGAATTATTAGATTCAGAAATTGATTTAATTGTTGCTGGGACTAAAGATGCTATCAATATGGTTGAAGCCGGTGCTAAAGAAGTTGATGAAGATATCATGTTGGATGCTATCATGTTTGGTCATGATAAAATTAAGGAATTGGTTGCTTTCCAAGAAGAAATTATTGCAGAGGTTGGAAAAGAAACTATTGAAGTTGAATTATTATTGCCTGAAGATTCTTTGATTAAAGAAGTTCATGACTTAGAGGCTGGTAGAATAACTAAGGCTGTTTCTATCAAAGAAAAGCTTGAAAGACAAAACACGATTGAAGATATTGAAAAAGAAATTCAAGAAACACTTGAAGCTAAATACTTAGCTGAAGGTATGGATAAGTATGATGTTTCTTCACTTTTAAAAGATGTTAGAGCGATTTTAGAAGAAATTCAAGTCAAAGAAGTAAGACGTTTAATTACTGAAGATAAGATCAGACCAGATGGAAGAAAAACTGATGAAATTAGAGATTTAGAATCTGAAATTGATATATTAAAACGAGCTCACGGTTCATCTTTATTTACTAGAGGACAAACTCAAGCTTTGGCAACAGTTACTTTAGGAGCCTTAAGAGAATCTCAAATTATTGATGATATTTCAGTTGATGAAAATAAACGTTTTATGTTACATTATAACTTTCCTCAATTTTCAGTTGGATCAACTGGACGTTATGGCGGACCGGGCCGTCGAGAAATCGGACATGGTGCTTTGGGTGAAAGAGCTTTATATCAAGTACTGCCAGATGAAAATGAATTCCCATATGCTATTCGAGTTGTATCTGAAATCTTAGAATCAAATGGATCTTCTTCACAAGCTACTATTTGTGCTGGATCTATGGCTTTAATGGCCGCAGGGGTTCCTATCAAAGCTCCAGTTGCTGGAATAGCGATGGGACTTGTTATGGATGGAGATAATTATACAGTATTAACGGATATTCAAGGTTTAGAAGACCATTTTGGTGATATGGACTTTAAAGTTGCTGGAACAGAAAAAGGAATTTGTTCTTTACAAATGGATATTAAAATTTCTGGTATTACAAAAGCAATTTTTAAAGAATCTCTTGCACAAGCTAAAAAAGCGAGAATGGAAATTCTTGAAAACATGAATGGTGCTATAAAAGAACCTAGAAAAGAATTGTCTGAATTTGCACCTAAAGTCAAGTTAATGCAAGTATCACCTGATAAGATTAGAGATATTATCGGTGCAGGTGGAAAGAATATTACAGCCATTATTGAACAATGTAATAATGTCAAAATTGACATAGAACAAGATGGTCGTATTATTTTAATGCATGAAGAAACATTCTTTATTAATAAGGCAATGAAGTTAATAGAAGATATTATTCGTGAAGTTGAAGTTGGTGAAAAATATCTAGGTAAAGTCACAAGAATTGAGAAATTTGGTGCTTTTGTTGAATTATGGCCAGGACAAGAAGGTCTAGTCCATATTTCAAAATTAGATAATAAACATATCAAAAATGTTGAAGATGTTGTTAAGTTGGGCGATACGATTGAAGTTAAAGTCATCAAAGTTGATGAAAAAGGTCGCGTTGATTTATCAAGAAAAGATGTTTTAAACGATATTAAAGAATGATATAATAAACTTAGTTAAGTCATTAGGTAATCGAGCGTGAAAACGTTAGGAAAGTCCATGCTAGCACAAACTGAGATGTTTGTAGTGATTGTGCTAAACGAACAAATAAGTTTAGGCACCATTTGGTGACGGCGAAGAAAAGGATTAACGGCCTGAGTATTCTTAAAGTGCCACAGTGACGAATCATAGAGAATATCTATGGGTGAAACGGGTAAACCCCTCAAGCTAGAAACCCAAATTTTGGTAGGGGCATGACTGTGCAAGAAATGAATTGACACAGTTGGCGGGAAACCGGAGATAAATGATTACCACGCTTTTTAGCGACAGAACATGGCTTATAAATGACTTGACATAAAAAGCATATAATTTAACGGTTATATGCTTTTTTTAAAAGAAGAGGGATAAGATGAGTATAGAAAATAGAAATCAAAATAGAATAAGAAATTTCTCAATCATCGCTCATATTGATCATGGAAAATCAACTTTAGCAGATCGTATACTCGAGTCTACTCATTCAGTTGATAAAAGAGATATGAAGGAACAAATGCTTGA harbors:
- a CDS encoding DUF2779 domain-containing protein, producing MKVTTNKLFNYIRCRRFAALHDPQSETNPLINDDYYNKSINKFKDIFLGLNYSESMMYEKDIELTYDFHHDFTLSETYDFIFEDHNIYILLTESSKHFLNVKFKDADQTLQLFKKNQEGHYQVIKGKKNNESYHTRFKKMMELHEETGRVIFKYAFMKYLYKNIYPHKKFKIYMVMLNEQYVHDGLVFNHRLYHTFDFSNIEDLDNRIEIALFRMINHIELNDFTPCELVRNACMKGKDTECKFVNFCYGHLPKKNSILDYFDVNLGFKEPLKQTKLHHDTYELINNGYLKMEDIPLDWLNNKNRLMQRYCLDNQVNYINKEKISIMLDAITYPLTYLDLSLMPTIIPKFKGERPFEVLGFQYSIYYQNKQNDKLQIHDHHFINSFKETRTDTRTEFAQRFANHLLKHDGTILVYNKAKLMSVFDSIKIVFPEVKNDFDKIQERLMDVLDILMIDPKFLKEFNDENLDLSTFNFYDNNLSGLYSRKNLAEVFGLEAMNSLDIHDDETEYKTFRLYNDYQDETKQKMKNDMIVYSQHKAYLLTKIISGLYRMI
- the rpsO gene encoding 30S ribosomal protein S15; the encoded protein is MALNKEQIKKIVDEYQIKEGDTGSVEVQVALLTEEINILIEHLKFHKHDHHSRRGLLMKVGKRRSLLNYLKGKSLDRYADLIKRLNLRR
- the pnp gene encoding polyribonucleotide nucleotidyltransferase, with translation MKKVFKKDFYGTELVVETGKFAKQATGACMVRYGDTAVLSASVIGREPSRMDFFPLMVIYQEKLYSAGKIPGGFLRREGRPTEHETLISRAIDRPLRPLFSEGFRYEVQVINTVMSADPNKTPEMTALFGASLSLKLGGVPFEGPVAGVMVGYKDGEFILNPTPEELLDSEIDLIVAGTKDAINMVEAGAKEVDEDIMLDAIMFGHDKIKELVAFQEEIIAEVGKETIEVELLLPEDSLIKEVHDLEAGRITKAVSIKEKLERQNTIEDIEKEIQETLEAKYLAEGMDKYDVSSLLKDVRAILEEIQVKEVRRLITEDKIRPDGRKTDEIRDLESEIDILKRAHGSSLFTRGQTQALATVTLGALRESQIIDDISVDENKRFMLHYNFPQFSVGSTGRYGGPGRREIGHGALGERALYQVLPDENEFPYAIRVVSEILESNGSSSQATICAGSMALMAAGVPIKAPVAGIAMGLVMDGDNYTVLTDIQGLEDHFGDMDFKVAGTEKGICSLQMDIKISGITKAIFKESLAQAKKARMEILENMNGAIKEPRKELSEFAPKVKLMQVSPDKIRDIIGAGGKNITAIIEQCNNVKIDIEQDGRIILMHEETFFINKAMKLIEDIIREVEVGEKYLGKVTRIEKFGAFVELWPGQEGLVHISKLDNKHIKNVEDVVKLGDTIEVKVIKVDEKGRVDLSRKDVLNDIKE